In a single window of the Pocillopora verrucosa isolate sample1 chromosome 4, ASM3666991v2, whole genome shotgun sequence genome:
- the LOC131778086 gene encoding uncharacterized protein isoform X2, with protein MTCEEKHFDFDVIASVQPGRYGAKVHYSFINESPVRRRHLGYIIVNESVIEECTFDSPLGLCPNWKNGDGKTGEKWRFSSQTNRTGERGNFAYTGGTHNYVILETPPISAGESVPLCLTFSFLMQSKSASNFNVSLKSVHDESEVLLYSLVGYHGNQWSRGQVPWKERQTSKLIFRGFSNGVEEIAIAIGKIKISTNDCEVYPVFSSPGFSCNGDEFECDNGQCVASSLRCDGDLACTDNSDERDCACLSSELKCGNGNCVRVNNLCDGVQHCPDGSDEANCEKTCPEFQCVAGNCIPWYATCKTDDNSCADNSHLSAVCGSSSCPLNNLNCVVHEGKTKRQCSSFRGYCGFENGLCGLSSDISMEFQWSYGSGKTPSLNTGPSSDHTTFSKKGVYIFIEASQQSPGDRARLISDWLIPKEPACVQFWYHMHGRHIGTLNILLKTKRSEMTVWQQGSRDHGDRWIFAQTTIQNDSPYKFVIEAQVGNGLEGDIALDDLSVIDGSCTHISNQVSPDCDFSEDMCGWTGDPEWKIHSAEKYLFLQSSKELYRKLMSPFIDSIQVRCIRFWFKSEGEYFRRSLKLLVNGSDSNSSSTLWSVDEETPTWTFIQLPLQRAGSKFQVVFLGSKQQNQATIKIDDISFSNEICNETATSVKCSNYLTLNTADRLVNYSATADKCDDTLDFNRWYRITGAAGTQLPEKQVPFRRCGARYPGWMEGVHPTVEDGVVSRNVCFVLGSTKCRWRLKIKVKNCGEFFVYKLAAPVYCDQRYCGYDGKGGKEHHQHDEWWSWKNEMLHSTWDLFTADKMKRLDDDFNHDRNNSAKKAIEKQESIVISLRVGDESHIDIKNDAPLTAMTLCLWLATKSSLQLEYRVTSDDEKVFGLSLTSKNTLEITFIKNTTIRSNLPINYGQWYHLCVTWTSSLRQWHVYKDGKAAGVTIKAEPVTTMRAIPGTGRISISLMETSHNPEIFAKISNFNLWSYSMTKDEIIHMSYGCSKDEGDILSWMAVRKKMKEKFQEEKSSICNEHSGPTLVMRGNPVVTGEKTATFVSPWLPKSEKAFGKCLRFKYKMVGRGVKSLKIYQETQYGFERQPIWVDGKGAGFSSSLWHYGQTSISTTSIFRLSIVGELDGKPGYLAFGGIVMSHETYCSPQPSTAQKACRQTLAKSFGFIVSPLYPGYYPNNVTCSWHVTTEENRTIRLHFQSFAIEPHPTCANDYVEVRDGGNDWSRTIGKYCGHTYPQVIESSSNTLTIIFRANEAGINTGFKANYTTKPGKRTFCIEGCPRGCTCARLPGSDVKVLVKSDSLVSLPGHYPETTAVVLFGENRISRVNIKDFPRLQFMEYLDLSNNVILDMENSPFKKLTALKTLRLNGNFLEQVTRENFIGLSKLHTLDMGSNLLREIRQGVFQELKELKVLGLRSNKIHKIEADAFRGLKNLTFLYLHDNELTNIRRETFRGLHSLQTLFLNGNPLSESDFDPDTFDELTSLKTLKLDQFIICCYAMSTIPNLKCQSPDRAFSTCDDLMKNDGLRMCIWILGLLAFIGNLLVIIWRIRVRDDNKVQSFVLTNLACADFLMGVYLLIIAIKDLQWKGKYFKHDVAWRKGNLCQFAGSLSMLSSEVSVLMLLTITIDRLISVVFALRLQSLSLKSVRIICSCIWIIGIIISFIPWTGISYFHDKFHSFGFFGSSAVCLPLQFSEDKPAGWEYATAFFIVLNSVVLLCILTAYALIFWTALTLINSSSVKHLKAESTRARRLFFIVLTDFLCWMPVIIIGILSLSGNFHDPKHEAKVWIAVFVLPVNSAINPILYTFSTLGVRKKLRSAFNKRFGGKFSCGNCYQREPTESLSMQDTVVSEYRHMESVESPRRKLHILEKAAGFYQDDDVFYLVAKEMTKGNNFKVLLKCFSWRKRSTFENELEVYKCLPQSAVRNDIPALQWYSEELQCMISFLFSKRFGNILCE; from the exons GTCCATTACTCTTTCATAAATGAATCGCCTGTCAGAAGACGCCACTTGGGATACATAATTGTTAACG aatctgTTATTGAGGAGTGCACTTTTGATAGCCCATTAGGACTCTGCCCGAACTGGAAAAATGGCGATGGAAAAACTGGCGAGAAGTGGAGGTTTTCAAGCCAAACAAACAGAACCGGTGAAAGAG GTAACTTTGCGTATACCGGTGGCACTCATAACTACGTCATACTAGAAACACCCCCGATTTCGGCTGGAGAGTCTGTCCCTTTATGTTTGACATTTAGCTTCTTGATGCAGAGTAAATCTGCTTCAAATTTCAACGTGAGTTTAAAGTCGGTTCACGACGAAAGCGAAGTGCTTCTGTACAGTCTCGTTGGGTATCATGGGAACCAATGGTCAAGAGGTCAAGTGCCTTGGAAGGAAAGACAGACTTCCAAG CTGATCTTCAGAGGCTTCTCTAACGGTGTTGAAGAAATTGCTATCGCCATCGGCAAAATTAAAATATCGACCAATGACTGTGAGGTATACCCAGTCTTCTCTTCTCCAg GCTTCAGTTGTAACGGCGACGAATTTGAATGCGATAATGGACAGTGTGTTGCATCATCTCTACGATGTGATGGAGACTTGGCGTGCACCGACAACTCAGATGAACGAGATTGTGCGTGCCTTTCCAGCGAACTCAAGTGTGGCAACGGCAATTGTGTTCGTGTTAACAACTTATGTGACGGGGTTCAACATTGCCCTGACGGTTCCGACGAGGCAAACTGCG AGAAGACATGTCCTGAGTTTCAGTGTGTTGCTGGAAACTGCATCCCATGGTACGCCACTTGTAAAACGGATGACAACTCGTGCGCCGACAACTCGCATCTTTCTGCAGTGTGTG GCTCATCTAGCTGTCCCTTGAACAACCTAAATTGCGTGGTAcatgaaggaaaaacaaagcgGCAGTGTTCTTCATTTAGAG gcTACTGTGGCTTTGAAAATGGTTTATGTGGGTTATCTAGTGATATCAGCATGGAGTTCCAATGGAGTTATGGCTCAGGAAAAACCCCATCACTCAACACTGGTCCCAGTAGTGATCACACCACATTCTCAAAAAAAG GTGTATACATTTTTATTGAGGCTTCACAGCAGTCCCCGGGGGACCGAGCTCGACTCATCAGCGACTGGTTGATACCAAAAGAGCCTGCATGTGTGCAGTTCTGGTATCACATGCACGGAAGACACATTGGAACCTTAAACATCCTCCTTAAGACAAAGCGGTCGGAGATGACGGTTTGGCAGCAGGGATCGAGGGATCATGGAGATAGATGGATCTTTGCACAGACTACTATTCAGAATGACAGTCCATACAAG TTCGTGATCGAGGCCCAAGTTGGTAATGGCCTTGAGGGGGACATTGCATTGGACGACCTAAGTGTAATAGACGGCTCCTGCACCCATATATCAAACCAAG TTAGTCCTGATTGTGATTTTAGTGAAGATATGTGTGGCTGGACTGGAGATCCCGAATGGAAGATTCACAGTGCAG AGAAATACTTGTTTCTTCAGAGTAGCAAAGAGTTATACAGAAAGCTGATGAGTCCATTCATTGATTCTATTCAAGTCAGATGCATTCGATTCTGGTTTAAAAGTGAAGGAGAATATTTCAGGAGATCCTTAAAGCTGCTGGTAAACGGTTCTGATTCAAATTCTTCGTCAACGCTTTGGTCTGTCGACGAAGAAACTCCAACTTGGACGTTTATTCAACTTCCGTTACAAAGAGCAGGTAGTAAATTCCAG GTCGTTTTTCTGGGGTCAAAACAGCAAAATCAGGCGACTATAAAGATCGATGACATCTCGTTTTCTAACGAGATTTGTAATGAAACTGCAA CTTCTGTTAAATGTTCTAATTATTTAACCCTCAACACTGCCGATAGACTGGTGAACTACTCGGCAACAGCGGACAAATGTGATGATACTCTAGACTTCAACCGCTGGTACAGAATTACTGGCGCAGCAGGAACTCAGCTCCCCGAGAAGCAGGTTCCTTTTCGACGTTGTGGAGCCAGATATCCTGGATGGATGGAAGGAGTTCACCCAACCGTTGAAGACGGCGTGGTATCACGAAATGTCTGTTTTGTCCTGGGTAGTACAAAGTGTCGATGGCggctaaaaataaaagtaaaaaactgtGGCGAGTTTTTCGTTTACAAACTGGCTGCTCCTGTGTATTGTGATCAACGATATTGTGGATATGATGGAAAAG GAGGAAAAGAGCATCACCAACACGATGAATGGTGGAGCTGGAAAAATGAAATGCTGCATTCCACTTGGGACCTCTTTACTGCTGATAAGATGAAACGCCTTGACGACGATTTCAACCACGATAGGAACAATTCAGCCAAGAAAGCGATAG aaaaacaagaaagcatCGTCATCAGCTTGCGAGTTGGAGACGAGAGTCACATAGATATTAAGAACGACGCACCCTTGACTGCGATGACATTATGCTTATGGTTAGCTACCAAGTCCAGTCTGCAGTTAGAATATCGTGTTACCTCAGATGATGAGAAGGTTTTTGGATTAAGTTTGACGAGCAAGAATACCTTGGAGATTACCTTTATAAAAAATACCACAAT AAGAAGTAATTTGCCAATTAATTATGGTCAGTGGTACCACTTGTGCGTCACGTGGACATCAAGTTTACGGCAATGGCATGTATACAAGGATGGAAAAGCAGCAGGAGTTACGATAAAAGCTGAACCTGTTACAACTATGAGAGCAATACCGG GCACTGGAAGAATCTCAATCAGCTTGATGGAAACAAGTCACAACCCTGAAATATTTGCCAAGATTAGCAACTTCAATCTTTGGAGTTATTCTATGACGAaagatgaaataattcatatgtCATATGGGTGTAGTAAAGACGAGGGTGATATTTTATCTTGGATGGCTGTAAGAAAGAAGatgaaggaaaaatttcagGAGGAGAAGTCCTCCATATGCAATGAACATAGCG GACCAACCCTTGTTATGAGAGGCAATCCTGTCGTCACTGGCGAGAAGACTGCAACATTTGTAAGTCCATGGCTGCCCAAGTCTGAAAAAGCGTTCGGCAAATGTTTGAGATTTAAGTACAAAATGGTAGGTCGTGGGGTGAAGTCGCTTAAGATTTATCAAGAGACGCAATATGGATTTGAAAGGCAGCCAATCTGGGTCGACGGCAAAGGAGCTGGATTTTCAAGCAGCCTTTGGCATTACGGGCAAACATCAATTAGTACAACTTCCATTTTTCGG TTGAGTATTGTCGGCGAGCTGGATGGAAAGCCAGGTTACCTTGCCTTTGGAGGTATTGTGATGTCACATGAGACGTACTGCTCGCCTCAACCGTCAACAGCTCAGAAAG CTTGCAGACAAACTCTAGCAAAAAGCTTCGGATTTATTGTATCACCGCTATATCCCGGATATTACCCAAACAACGTGACATGCAGTTGGCACGTGACCACTGAGGAGAATCGCACCATACGTCTCCATTTTCAGTCATTCGCGATTGAGCCTCACCCCACGTGTGCTAATGACTACGTAGAAGTTCGAGACGGTGGAAATGACTGGTCACGAACTATAGGGAAATACTGTGGCCATACATACCCACAAGTGATAGAATCATCTTCGAACACTTTAACAATAATATTCAGGGCAAATGAAGCCGGCATAAATACAGGATTCAAAGCGAACTATACTACTAAACCAG gaaaaagaacCTTTTGCATCGAAG GTTGTCCTCGAGGCTGCACTTGTGCGAGATTACCCGGAAGTGACGTCAAGGTGCTGGTAAAGAGTGACTCTTTGGTTTCTTTACCAGGTCATTATCCAGAAACCACAGCAGTCGT GCTGTTTGGTGAAAACAGAATAAGTCGGGTTAATATCAAAGATTTTCCAAGACTCCAGTTCATGGAATACTT AGACCTCAGTAACAATGTTATACTCGACATGGAAAATTCCCCGTTTAAGAAACTCACCGCTTTAAAGACACT gaGACTGAATGGGAACTTCCTTGAGCAAGTGACAAGAGAGAATTTCATAGGATTGTCCAAACTTCACACACT GGATATGGGATCAAACCTACTTCGTGAAATTCGCCAAGGAGTATTTCAAGAACTAAAAGAGTTGAAAGTTTT AGGTTTGCGTTCTAATAAGATTCACAAAATTGAAGCTGATGCATTTCGAGGCCTGAAAAATTTGACCTTTCT TTATCTTCACGATAATGAATTAACAAACATTCGGCGAGAAACATTCAGAGGACTTCATTCATTACAGACACT TTTTCTCAATGGAAACCCACTATCAGAGTCAGATTTTGATCCTGACACCTTCGACGAGTTGACAAGCCTCAAAACATT GAAACTCGATCAATTCATCATATGTTGTTACGCAATGAGTACAATTCCAAACCTTAAATGCCAGTCACCTGACAGAGCGTTCTCGACTTGTGATGATTTAATGAAAAACGACGGACTGCGCATGTGTATTTGGATCCTTGGATTGCTTGCCTTCATCGGCAACTTATTAGTGATCATTTGGAGGATTCGTGTTCGAGATGACAACAAAGTTCAGTCTTTTGTACTCACTAACTTAGCCTGCGCAGACTTTTTGATGGGTGTATACCTATTAATCATCGCCATTAAAGATCTTCAGTGGAAAGGCAAATATTTCAAACATGACGTTGCATGGAGAAAAGGAAACCTCTGCCAATTCGCAGGCTCACTTTCAATGCTTTCAAGTGAAGTGTCTGTTCTCATGTTATTAACTATAACAATAGACAGGCTTATAAGTGTCGTATTTGCCCTGAGACTGCAGTCCTTATCATTGAAATCAGTGCGTATTATTTGTTCTTGTATATGGATAATTGGAATCATTATATCGTTTATCCCCTGGACAGGAATATCCTATTTCCATGACAAATTCCATAGTTTTGGCTTCTTTGGAAGTTCAGCAGTTTGCCTGCCGCTTCAGTTCTCAGAGGATAAACCTGCAGGATGGGAATATGCTACGGCATTTTTCATCGTTTTGAATTCCGTTGTGTTATTGTGTATTCTGACTGCTTATGCCTTAATATTCTGGACTGCTTTGACTCTGATTAACTCTTCCTCAGTAAAGCACCTGAAAGCTGAGTCAACCAGAGCCAGAAGACTTTTCTTCATCGTTTTGACGGACTTTCTCTGCTGGATGCCAGTTATCATTATCGGTATTCTATCCTTAAGTGGAAATTTTCATGATCCGAAACACGAAGCAAAAGTTTGGATAGCAGTTTTTGTTCTGCCCGTCAACTCTGCCATCAATCCAATCCTATACACCTTCTCCACTCTAGGAGtacgaaaaaaattaagatctgCATTCAATAAGAGATTTGGCGGAAAGTTCAGCT GCGGCAATTGTTACCAAAGAGAGCCCACCGAAAGTTTATCCATGCAGGATACAGTTGTCTCGGAGTATCGCCACATGGAATCAGTTGAAAGTCCGCGGAGGAAGCTACATATACTAGAGAAAGCTGCAGGATTTTATCAAGATGATGATGTG TTCTATCTCGTTGCTAAGGAAATgacaaaaggaaataatttcaagGTGTTGCTGAAATGCTTTAGCTGGAGAAAAAGGAGTACTTTTGAGAACGAACTTGAAGTGTATAAATGTTTACCTCAAAGCGCGGTCAGAAATGACATTCCTGCTCTTCAGTGGTACTCGGAAG AATTGCAGTGCATGATTTCTTTCCTCTTCAGCAAACGCTTTGGAAATATCTTGTGCGAATGA